In a genomic window of Macadamia integrifolia cultivar HAES 741 unplaced genomic scaffold, SCU_Mint_v3 scaffold215, whole genome shotgun sequence:
- the LOC122065895 gene encoding myb family transcription factor PHL8-like isoform X1, protein MGLQRMQNQDMGLVLSTDAKPRLKWTPELHQRFIEAVTQLGGADKATPKTLMRMMDIPGLTLYHLKSHLQKFRLGKNQQSETSSDNNQEEIAEIECREAEIRSGQTRGEIICRNNNQMNESLQIAQALQMQMEVQKKLHEQVEVQRHLQLRIEAQGKYLQSVLKKAQETLAGYSSSVGIEAAKAELSQLVSLVNSRCPSPPSLSGLTEIGGSLSPQSSRKRPIRCIDCSMDSSLTSSESSASKDEKLQKVEDGDVHGSKEPSVLLPSMKMNTDGHNVVSTGSDDQLGEQKRTGSTISDDNYVDQPSTTKRLSTHKERPSKSFGELRLPREFDLNSQYLGEMDSSCHDLDLNCKEPEPSL, encoded by the exons ATGGGTCTGCAGAGAATGCAAAATCAAGATATGGGTCTGGTTCTGTCTACTGATGCGAAGCCTAGGCTAAAATGGACTCCAGAACTTCATCAGAGATTCATAGAAGCAGTTACTCAACTTGGCGGAGCAGACA AGGCGACACCTAAGACTCTGATGAGAATGATGGATATCCCTGGGCTTACATTATACCATCTAAAGAGTCACCTGCAG AAATTCAGGCTTGGGAAGAATCAGCAGTCAGAAACTAGTAGTGACAATAACCAAGAAG AAATCGCAGAAATAGAATGCAGAGAGGCTGAGATTCGGAGTGGACAGACCCGCGGGGAAATCATCTGTAGAAACAACAATCAGATGAATGA GAGTTTACAGATAGCGCAGGCTCTGCAGATGCAAATGGAAGTGCAGAAGAAACTTCATGAACAGGTCGAG GTGCAGAGACATTTGCAGCTGAGGATTGAAGCTCAAGGGAAGTACTTACAATCAGTACTAAAGAAAGCACAGGAAACACTTGCAGGATATAGTTCTTCTGTGGGAATTGAAGCCGCAAAAGCCGAACTCTCTCAATTGGTTTCCTTGGTGAACTCCCGATGCCCGAGTCCTCCTTCATTATCAGGGTTAACAGAAATAGGGGGTAGCCTAAGCCCACAAAGCTCAAGGAAGAGGCCAATAAGATGCATCGACTGTTCTATGGATAGTTCATTAACTTCCTCTGAAAGTTCAGCAAGTAAGGATGAAAAACTACAAAAGGTAGAGGATGGAGATGTCCATGGATCCAAGGAGCCTTCTGTTCTGCTTCCATCAATGAAGATGAACACAGATGGACACAACGTGGTCTCGACTGGATCAGATGATCAGCTTGGGGAACAAAAGAGAACTGGAAGTACCATTTCTGATGACAATTATGTTGATCAGCCATCAACTACTAAGAGACTATCAACCCATAAAGAGAGGCCTTCTAAAAGCTTTGGGGAGTTAAGATTGCCACGGGAGTTTGATCTGAATAGCCAATATCTGGGTGAGATGGATTCAAGCTGCCATGACCTAGACCTCAACTGCAAGGAACCAGAGCCAAGTCTCTGA
- the LOC122065895 gene encoding myb family transcription factor PHL8-like isoform X3 — translation MGLQRMQNQDMGLVLSTDAKPRLKWTPELHQRFIEAVTQLGGADKATPKTLMRMMDIPGLTLYHLKSHLQKFRLGKNQQSETSSDNNQEECREAEIRSGQTRGEIICRNNNQMNESLQIAQALQMQMEVQKKLHEQVEVQRHLQLRIEAQGKYLQSVLKKAQETLAGYSSSVGIEAAKAELSQLVSLVNSRCPSPPSLSGLTEIGGSLSPQSSRKRPIRCIDCSMDSSLTSSESSASKDEKLQKVEDGDVHGSKEPSVLLPSMKMNTDGHNVVSTGSDDQLGEQKRTGSTISDDNYVDQPSTTKRLSTHKERPSKSFGELRLPREFDLNSQYLGEMDSSCHDLDLNCKEPEPSL, via the exons ATGGGTCTGCAGAGAATGCAAAATCAAGATATGGGTCTGGTTCTGTCTACTGATGCGAAGCCTAGGCTAAAATGGACTCCAGAACTTCATCAGAGATTCATAGAAGCAGTTACTCAACTTGGCGGAGCAGACA AGGCGACACCTAAGACTCTGATGAGAATGATGGATATCCCTGGGCTTACATTATACCATCTAAAGAGTCACCTGCAG AAATTCAGGCTTGGGAAGAATCAGCAGTCAGAAACTAGTAGTGACAATAACCAAGAAG AATGCAGAGAGGCTGAGATTCGGAGTGGACAGACCCGCGGGGAAATCATCTGTAGAAACAACAATCAGATGAATGA GAGTTTACAGATAGCGCAGGCTCTGCAGATGCAAATGGAAGTGCAGAAGAAACTTCATGAACAGGTCGAG GTGCAGAGACATTTGCAGCTGAGGATTGAAGCTCAAGGGAAGTACTTACAATCAGTACTAAAGAAAGCACAGGAAACACTTGCAGGATATAGTTCTTCTGTGGGAATTGAAGCCGCAAAAGCCGAACTCTCTCAATTGGTTTCCTTGGTGAACTCCCGATGCCCGAGTCCTCCTTCATTATCAGGGTTAACAGAAATAGGGGGTAGCCTAAGCCCACAAAGCTCAAGGAAGAGGCCAATAAGATGCATCGACTGTTCTATGGATAGTTCATTAACTTCCTCTGAAAGTTCAGCAAGTAAGGATGAAAAACTACAAAAGGTAGAGGATGGAGATGTCCATGGATCCAAGGAGCCTTCTGTTCTGCTTCCATCAATGAAGATGAACACAGATGGACACAACGTGGTCTCGACTGGATCAGATGATCAGCTTGGGGAACAAAAGAGAACTGGAAGTACCATTTCTGATGACAATTATGTTGATCAGCCATCAACTACTAAGAGACTATCAACCCATAAAGAGAGGCCTTCTAAAAGCTTTGGGGAGTTAAGATTGCCACGGGAGTTTGATCTGAATAGCCAATATCTGGGTGAGATGGATTCAAGCTGCCATGACCTAGACCTCAACTGCAAGGAACCAGAGCCAAGTCTCTGA
- the LOC122065895 gene encoding myb family transcription factor PHL8-like isoform X2 has protein sequence MGLQRMQNQDMGLVLSTDAKPRLKWTPELHQRFIEAVTQLGGADKATPKTLMRMMDIPGLTLYHLKSHLQKFRLGKNQQSETSSDNNQEEIECREAEIRSGQTRGEIICRNNNQMNESLQIAQALQMQMEVQKKLHEQVEVQRHLQLRIEAQGKYLQSVLKKAQETLAGYSSSVGIEAAKAELSQLVSLVNSRCPSPPSLSGLTEIGGSLSPQSSRKRPIRCIDCSMDSSLTSSESSASKDEKLQKVEDGDVHGSKEPSVLLPSMKMNTDGHNVVSTGSDDQLGEQKRTGSTISDDNYVDQPSTTKRLSTHKERPSKSFGELRLPREFDLNSQYLGEMDSSCHDLDLNCKEPEPSL, from the exons ATGGGTCTGCAGAGAATGCAAAATCAAGATATGGGTCTGGTTCTGTCTACTGATGCGAAGCCTAGGCTAAAATGGACTCCAGAACTTCATCAGAGATTCATAGAAGCAGTTACTCAACTTGGCGGAGCAGACA AGGCGACACCTAAGACTCTGATGAGAATGATGGATATCCCTGGGCTTACATTATACCATCTAAAGAGTCACCTGCAG AAATTCAGGCTTGGGAAGAATCAGCAGTCAGAAACTAGTAGTGACAATAACCAAGAAG AAATAGAATGCAGAGAGGCTGAGATTCGGAGTGGACAGACCCGCGGGGAAATCATCTGTAGAAACAACAATCAGATGAATGA GAGTTTACAGATAGCGCAGGCTCTGCAGATGCAAATGGAAGTGCAGAAGAAACTTCATGAACAGGTCGAG GTGCAGAGACATTTGCAGCTGAGGATTGAAGCTCAAGGGAAGTACTTACAATCAGTACTAAAGAAAGCACAGGAAACACTTGCAGGATATAGTTCTTCTGTGGGAATTGAAGCCGCAAAAGCCGAACTCTCTCAATTGGTTTCCTTGGTGAACTCCCGATGCCCGAGTCCTCCTTCATTATCAGGGTTAACAGAAATAGGGGGTAGCCTAAGCCCACAAAGCTCAAGGAAGAGGCCAATAAGATGCATCGACTGTTCTATGGATAGTTCATTAACTTCCTCTGAAAGTTCAGCAAGTAAGGATGAAAAACTACAAAAGGTAGAGGATGGAGATGTCCATGGATCCAAGGAGCCTTCTGTTCTGCTTCCATCAATGAAGATGAACACAGATGGACACAACGTGGTCTCGACTGGATCAGATGATCAGCTTGGGGAACAAAAGAGAACTGGAAGTACCATTTCTGATGACAATTATGTTGATCAGCCATCAACTACTAAGAGACTATCAACCCATAAAGAGAGGCCTTCTAAAAGCTTTGGGGAGTTAAGATTGCCACGGGAGTTTGATCTGAATAGCCAATATCTGGGTGAGATGGATTCAAGCTGCCATGACCTAGACCTCAACTGCAAGGAACCAGAGCCAAGTCTCTGA